A window of Bombina bombina isolate aBomBom1 chromosome 5, aBomBom1.pri, whole genome shotgun sequence genomic DNA:
AATGAGTACCTTTTttgagggttagatttaggatttttattttttggggtgtttgtagtagtagcgatgtgtggggctggcggtgTAAGggttggttaataggtttatttagtgttggcgatgtttgggtcggcaggttaggggttaaaaggtttatttagtgttggctatgtggttgggcgggggtttaggggttaataggtttattatactatttgcgatgcggggtggcggtttaggggttaattggtagtttatgggagttagtgtacgttgtaacattttagttactagttttgtgaaacatttttgtttcgcaaaatccataactactggtctcagatagcggaatggatcgcggcggtatagactataatGCTAGCATTATAGCTGGACCGCAAAACCTGTAATAGAGTTGCagtgaaaatcctgcactcaaaagtaattttttgagtgcggaatggagttGCGTAAAGGCTATAACGCTAGCGGTATAACactaccgccgcaacttgtaataggGAGACCTGCAAtgaccaatttttcagcagtatagccgtaccgcgcAATTTATAGTTTTGCCGAATGTTGGGATCCTACTCACAATCTTCTGAGCTGTTTACACAGTGTATGGTACAGATGGATCAAACAGTAACGGGAACCAGACTCCactggatacttaaagggacagtatataaccattttcatttaactgcatgtaataggcactattataaagaataatatgcacagatactgatctaaaaagccaatataaaaccgtttaaaaacttacttagaagctcccagtttagctctgttaaaaagtttagctggaaaacccactgaaagtggttctatagcaaaaaagcagacactttttttttttttttttttttgctgccctaggcactcaaaatgctGCTGCCCCCTATACCCCTACCCTCTAAgcttttaggccttttttagctgtgATATTTTTTGGCCAGGgagtaaagtgattttttttaatggcattttcaaaataaatgtgtacacactatatatatatatatatatatatatatatatatatatatatataaacacacctgTCGCtgcaatatacaaaaaacaaacaggttTCTGTTCAggtagccaacagaactaaaggcaatagctagctgaataaaaggttcagagctacctctaaactgtaaccTCCATGGGCAGTCTTTTatgccccctagaatgtaagctctttgggcaaaatctcccttacatacctgtataatacttctaaaataactgtaagcttcttactaaTATAGCCACAGAAAAGTGCTGaccctcccaatctgctgccctaggcccggtgccttgtttgcctaggccaaaatacgctcctgcccctccccctttctctgcatataaaaagactctttacacaaacaggagcaagctggattaggtatactaaaactattctaaaactttggggcttggttagagtctgaaaatcagcgcaatgttatttaaaaataagcaaaactatacttaaaaaaaaaaaaaaaaagctatataaatggatcatctataacagGGTTCACCAACCTTCCGGACCtcggggaccactaaactcacaattttgaatccaatGGaccgtatatagtgtgtgtgtgtgtgtgtgtgtgtgtatatgtatgtatgtatgtgtgtatactttaattccactatttcaagccaagactataccaacttcTGCTGACTTTATATGGCGAGAGGAGTTGAAAATACATATGTgggagaggagttaaaaatacaatctagctacgcaagttgcgcagtactatgaaACGTGAGTaggaagattgtaatttaactcctccgtcggttttcactgatgtccagccaggcactgtagggagttgcggcacgaacTGGGTGACACCATCagtggagattaattcctgcttgatggtgtcaaggaccaatcaatacaaaatacaaagcactagggagcgctgaaaccagcttaagagtaaggattatagaatatatatataataataaaacacctaacctgatactaatatgtataatacatgtaaatataaattgtgaattatgaattgtgtgaataaaatgttttcaaaattggaaaaaattatatatgaaaaaaattctatgtgaaaaaattcaattctatagaagatgccagcaacaaatactagaattgcatatctatatataaaaaactttattacaatataggtcaacctattcaagacatacaataataaatcacaacattaagaaaaaaaagaaaattagtatgaaaaaactccttaaaccaaaagttcatgcataagaaacagttcccaggagtggacgatttttcggcttgttactatgtggacccacgctcctacaaggatgctgttctgtgtatagttgtaagaggagcgttcccaggacaaaagaggcagtcgcagccaatgatggtatttcccctacggacaaggaatcctcttagtaaatgtcacacagcaaatagcaggggaagttacatccgtacttacataataataaacagcaaccggcctccaaacttgaaccaacgatctgtggacacaccttccaatagtaaccaatggccactggaaacggaaaagctttaacagggaaaagcaattagatatactaggctagaaacccagtgaattagaatttatttcatatataattttttccaattttgaaaagatttttttcacacaattcataattcacaatttatatttacatgtattatacatattgcctattatagtagtatcatattagtatcaggttaggtgttttattattatatatattctataatccttactcttaagctggtttcagcgctacctagtgctttgtattttgtattgattagtcctgtaggtctttgagggtaacctattttttctagttggagtttgtagtaatttatattttttggcgctggtcacttaagtctattttttggtgtcaaggaccaccaacatattctcgtggaccaccagtggtcggCGACCGctgatctataaaacatttatgcaaagaaacatctagtgtataatgtcccttttaatattacaacttattaaaaacaacaatgtgcatgggggggaaaaaaaaaaagcgatTTGGTCACAGACCAAGGATAAATTGATACAAAGTTACTTCCGAGACCCACCTGAGTACTCTGCTTGAAAGCTATGAGTCAACACACGGTTTGTATGAAGTCCCAACACTGATGATAGACTATATTTCTCCAGGTGACACCTcttaactgcaggttctcttatcCGGCGTACAATTCATTAAAAGTACTGTTGACTTTTTCATGGATGATTAGCTTCTTCAAAATAACTCTTTATGTACCCCTAGGTGCTTGCTGATTCAATCTGAAACCACCCAGGGGTACTTAAAGAGCAAGTTTGAAGAAAGCTAATCAAGCAAACAGTAATTTTGGTGAAATGTATGTCGGATAATAGGATTTGAAGTTGAGGTGTCACGTGAAAAGATGGGGTGTATCATCCGTGTTGGGACTTCATACAAGCCCTGTGTGGGTCTCATAGCTTTCTTGAAAAAGAGTACTATGGGGGGGTCTCGGAAGTTACTTTGTATCACTTTTTCCCTGGTCTGCTTTTATGGTTTatagttgtttttaataaattttaatattaagTATCCAGTGAtagtattgcactattgtttttctCTCTTTACATGTGCTGAAACCTGGAAGGAAAAACTCACTTTATACAAAGGGACTTTTTTTTATCAAGCTGCATATATCATTTTATTGAAGTGCAGTGAATCTATTTTTGGTGTTATCACttctttttatattcatattatgttcactttttttttttttttttttttttttttaattaaacatcttttaacagattaacatatcagcataaTCTGAACATTATTATAATAGATTAATACCTTGTTTGCGGCAATTGTCGGTTAATGGTCAAACTCCACCCTTTACttttcttatttggaggagtcaatttaGACTTGAGTCTAGCGATGACAGGGCACATTATTATGTTCAGATACGATAGCAAACTACAAATTAGGGACAggtatgtggcaaggttaggcttgcAAAGACTGTCATGTGCTCTTTCATTATTGCAGGAAAAGGGGgcataaataaatcatgaaagtttattagcttgttttactgtgcataattaagcattttacattacaatgccaaagtgtttactgtcccttttgagTCTGAAGAAAGCTGGATttaccactgtcattgtgttaacaaaatctccaaaGTTTGGTTTCAGCAGAAAACATAagatgatatactgtatatgtggaaAGGTTATACCAGAGAAGTCTGCCACTAGCTCCTTCAGTTTCCAGGTCAGGAACACCCATAATTTCacacttaaattacagaaaaaaggagggaaactaaaaaaaaagtataatgtaaagttgttttactatgaataataaattattttatattataatctcaaaatgCCCATTTACGCTCCTTTAACTCATCATTACTAGTTAATcagtaaaagggacactcaagtcaaaattaaactttcatgattcagagagagcatgcaatttgaaacctctaatttacttccattaacaaaatgtacagtctttttatatttacactttttgagtcactagctcctattgagcatgtggaatacttcacagaatatatgtatattaatttgtgattggttgatggctgtcacatgatacaggagtggaaatagacacaactttgaaatttatcagataaaaatctactactcatttgaagttgagacTAAGTGCTATGACATTGTCTTTTtaacatgcatttgttgattatgcaaatatactgtatttaccgatcttttaaatataaatatttcattaaattattaataaaatctcATAAACctgttaaaattgtatttacaTGAGAATGCAAAGCATTTTATTCTCTTATTAAGATGGAATAAGTGGTGTGccgtatgtattaaagggacatgaaacgccaaATATTTaatcaatttgatatcaaattcGTATTAAAAACACCTTTTTGATATCAAAATCCCTTTAACAATTGTATATCAATTTGATACCAAattcgtattaaaaacactttttttaatatcaatttcatATCAAATTGGTATTTAAAAGGGGCGTAACAGTGGGAGTAGAAAAGGGCGGGGTTATGGGGAGAAGAAAGGGGAGTGTCCAACTGTCAAaatgagtttgacataacctccatactattactactGATGTGATTTTTAaaccgctttccaatttacttctattgtgagttttgcttcattatcttggtatcctttgttaaaggagcagttatgcactactgggagctagctgaacacatttattgAGCCAATGAAAAAGCatttatatgcagtcaccaatcagcactagctcacagtaatgcattgctgctcctgaggctacctaggtaatattttcaactaagaataccatgagaaggaaacagattacataatagaaatacattggaatgttgtttataatcctgtctgaataatgaaagaaaacattttgtgttttcatgtccctttaagaatgttaaaACTATTTAATCTAATTTGCATTTATACATTCACTTAAATAAAATATGCATCTTAATTTCTTAGCGATAAAAGAGaaaaatacttttgtatacatctgTGACtgacatgaaataaatataaaatcttataAACCTGTTAGTTATAGATTAATtaattatacatttgttttatttagatcttAAAGCCcaccattaaagggatacaaacgtcaaaatttaactttcatgattcagatagagcgtgcagttttaagagacttttcaaatcctttccatgatcaaatttgcatagtctttttataaacACCCTTTCTgatgcatcagctcctactgagcatgtgcacaagttcacagtgtatacttaaactagtctgtgattggctgatggctgtcacatattaCAGGGAGCCTGCAAATGGGGGAGGATACATTTTGTCAgaaaaaactactgcttattttaaacttAGATTTAATGCtactgcattgcctttttattatacacttgctaattatgcaattctactgtatttaatagtcatttaatgtcatctcttccactctcctcgatttaaaaaaaaaaaaagaaagaaaagctaAACCTTGCCTTTTTTGGTTTCTTTTAGTCTACAGTTTgaagaatattgcaaaaaatgACATTTGTTGCATGTGTTTAAAAAGAAATGAAGTACTAGTAAATTAACACATGAGTAACTTGATATTTTTTGTCTCCTAAAGATTGTGTATGGTCTGCAGGGGCATCTAATATATTTCAGATCTGCTGCATAGGCTGATAGATCAACTGAAGAACAATGGAACCACAGGAACAGCAGCTAGAGGGGCCAGATAAGACATATTCCAGCGCTAACAGTATCCTTTCCTCTCTTGCCTCCACTGATGATATATGTACTAAAGATCAGTCAGATAATAGACAGGCTTCTAACTTGCTCTGTTCCCCATGCAAGGAGGACTACACATCATTGCAGGTGACAGGTCAGTGTAAGGCATGGAAAAGGCTATCTTTTGATTCACCAGAAGTCAAAGAATGCAGCAAAACTAAAATGAAGCAAAAACCGGTCTTGTGGTCGTACACAGATTACCCAATATTTCAAATGAAGTTCAATGAGCTGTCGCCAGATGAAATGACAGAATCGTCAAGACAGTTCTTAGCAGAATTGCAAAAGTACAACCCACGTCTGGATTGGTTACCTGATGGCATGGaccataagaaaaaaacatttgttgGACCTGTGTCATTGGAAGATCAAATTTACCACAACATGGAATTTTCATCAAATGTGACTGAGAAGTTTTGTGAATGGTCACTTGGTGGACCTGAAGACAATGGAAAGTTAGCAGACACGTTTGAAGAATCTTTTTGTAATGTATttcatgaaaatttaaattttgcAGACAAAAAGCTAGAATTTAGTTCAGATTTAGATGAATCTATAAACAGGGGAGACCTAAGAAGATCTAGGATTTGGGAGAAGAGCTGCAAACATGGTGAAGATTGGTCAGAGATCATGAAAGAAGACCTTAAGAAATTTATGGAAGTTATGGATGAGATTAAGTTGCATAATCAGCCAGATTATGACATGTGGATGTCTTCTCTAAAACTGTATCAGAAATGGGCAGATGATCTTAATGAACCACAGATAAATGTACTAGAGGGACAAAATCATTGATAGATGTTAGGGGATAGAGAAACTAATGATACATTACAGGGGTTAGATACAGTTATTTAAACATGAAGGGGTGCCTGGTAGTTTGAAATAATAACACAGAAACAAGTATTGTTTAAAAGTGGTGGCAATAAAGATTTTATTAAAAGTCCCTAAAGttatttttattctaaaaaaaaaaaaattttaaataagaaaatactaaattaataatataaaacattaaaatcttTGACAGTAGTGGACTGGTAGCTGTGTTAGCTGATACTCTTTAGATAttcgctcattaaagggacagtacactgtaaaattgtttttccataaatgtatattaaattacttgttataccaactgcagggtataaaatatttgagaaattgcattttcgggtttatttgtgtatctgaagtagctggttttgtgctttgaaaccacagcctattacaatgggttgagcttcaggtaatatcagatctcattatgttaacacttggtgaacacacacttgcttccttatcttatatttgtctggaacaccaaagctcaatacatagagagaacaatggaaaattatcattttattacttaactatcctgcatcccactgtgagtttaattccttctgctgattgtGTTTACTTAgtcttgtcaatagcgtatacgccaatATCAAaagtttcagtataggttgggaaaccaccggctaaatcagctatttcaaatgcagaaatatgagtaaaggagctacttgcaaccaatttaatacactctggcaggtaaaaaggatcattgggaataatttaaaggggagaaagtttttgggtgaactatccctttaagggctagattacaagtggagcgctattgttagaGCTAGGAGCGTAAATGCGATCGCAGTATTCTTTATGCTTAAATCCATATGAAAAGGGGAGTGCTATCAAAATTATCGCAAATGCTTTTGCGCGAACTCACTTttatttacgctccccatattttttaTGGGGAGCATAAAGCGCTAATGTgctttacaagttgaaaataaaggcGACCGTGCAAGCGCAATCACATTTACCGATTATGCAACTTTAAAGGTTGCATAATGAGTTTGTCCagatgaaacagttgcactaaactacactaatcACCATTAAACCTTTTatcaccccacatcacaaacactgaactattaacccctaaactgccaccccccacatcgcaaagtgatAAACGAACATCtaaacccctaacttaacccaaattaaaataccaatttacaaaaaattcataactaccttaaaaataaacttgcctgtaaaattcaataaaaacctaatcttacatttaaaaataaaaaaaacctaacattacaaaaaaaattctaacattacagaaaataaaaaagtaattaccaaaaaaaaataaaaaaatgtaatcctcttctaataccccccccccccccaaacaaacaccccaaaataaaaaagccatattctaaaactaaactaccaatagcccttaaaagggccttttgtagggcattgccctaaagcgatcacagctccttataataataataaaaaaaacattaccccCTCTAAAATCTGTGCTTAAATGGGCATacacaccttgagattgtaatacaaaatgtttacttccattaaaagaaatgtgcagtcttttatatttacaatttttgagtcaccagatcctactgagcatgtgcaagaattcagactatacgtatatgcatttgtgattggctgattgctatcacatggtacaaggggagtagaaatatacataactttgaaatttgttataaaaaaatctactactcatttgaagttcagactaagtgctattgcattgtcttgttatattgcttttgttgattatgcaaatctaatgtgttgactggtcctttaataatggatagtttaataaaaatattttgcttttttttttaattatatcccTCTTTCTTGTAATGTAACttaagtgaatttaaagggacaggaaacccaacaattttatttcttgatttggatagaacatacaattttaaacaactttcccatttaattttataatcaaatttacttcattctcttgttatcctttgccgaaggaacagcactgcactactggcagctagctgaatgcatctagtcagccaatcacaagaggaaatgtgtgcaggcaccaatcggcaactAGCTCCCCCTAGTGtggtgataccaagagaacaaagcacatttgaaaatagaagtgaatgtaaaagtgtcttaaaattcaaTCATGCAATCAAATATtttggctttactatccctttaatttgcttcagAAGAGGTTGTCAGATAAGGAGCGGAAACAAAACAAGCCAAGGTTGGCTCCTTCAAATACAGTGGGTGGTGTATGGAGTAAGTAACACCCCCACTAAAAacatgtttctaaaaaaaaaagcttttctgTCTTCAATGAAGTCATCAATCCTTATTTATTCTCCCACTCTAACGCACCTACTTttatatgattcggatagagaatgcaattttaagc
This region includes:
- the LOC128659442 gene encoding uncharacterized protein LOC128659442 gives rise to the protein MEPQEQQLEGPDKTYSSANSILSSLASTDDICTKDQSDNRQASNLLCSPCKEDYTSLQVTGQCKAWKRLSFDSPEVKECSKTKMKQKPVLWSYTDYPIFQMKFNELSPDEMTESSRQFLAELQKYNPRLDWLPDGMDHKKKTFVGPVSLEDQIYHNMEFSSNVTEKFCEWSLGGPEDNGKLADTFEESFCNVFHENLNFADKKLEFSSDLDESINRGDLRRSRIWEKSCKHGEDWSEIMKEDLKKFMEVMDEIKLHNQPDYDMWMSSLKLYQKWADDLNEPQINVLEGQNH